CCCATCGCAGAAATCACAGGCTTTTACCTTTACGACATCGCCAATGGGAAACAGGAGCAGGCCTGCACTTTGCAATTGAGCGACAATCGCCTCCGGATCCTTTGTCGGAATCCGGAGAATCATTTGATGTGCCGTGGTATATTCCAATTCCCCTTGTTCTTTTGCCATATCGGCCAAACAAGCCAGCTGCGCCGGAGTAAATTTTTTATTGGCCACTCCCGGGGCAATGGCAACTTCGAAGATGGCAGATGGAAACTCTCCCATATGGCCATTGGCAAAGAATGCTTCGTTCCCATCGGCATTTGCTGCAGATGTGGCAGTTGCAGCAGAATTTGCAACAGATGGATGAGCAGCGTTTGATTTCATCAATTGGGCGGGTCTGCCGGAAATGATTGCAAGCGCTTCATCCGCCAGTTGTCGGATCGACTGCCGCTCTTCCAGCAACACTGCATGCAATGCCCATGGTTCGTTTTCCGTACGCAGCCGTTCCGCAGGCCGCAGCTTTTGTTCCAATGTATCAAGGGAATATTTCCGCTGATAGCCCCTTGGCGTAATCATCAGCCGATCATGATAGAATGTGGAAGAGTTGCCGATAATCACTGTCGTCAACATGCCGATATCGTGTTCCAGCATGTGCTCCAATGTCGTACGAATGACGTTCTGCCGATCGCGATAGGCACTTTTCACCAACCCGACCGGGGTTTTGGGAGAACGATATTTCAAGAGAATCTGTTGCGTTTCTACAATTTGCCGGGTTCTCCTGCCGCTGCGCGGGTTGTACAGTGCAATCACAAAATCGGCTTGCGCGGCTGCTTCCACCCGTTTTGCGATCACATCCCAAGGCGTCAAATGGTCGCTCAAGCTGATCGTGCACGCATCGTGCATAATCGGCGCCCCAAGCAGTGCGGCGCAGGAATGAATCGACGATATGCCTGGAATCACTTCGACGAAAGGATTGTCACCTTCCCGCCAGCCTTGTTCGATCAATACTTCAAAGATCAGGCCAGCCATGCCGTAGACCCCGGAATCGCCGCTGGAAATGACTGCGACGATTTTTCCCTCTTTTGCAAGTTGAACCGCTTTTTGCGCACGGCTGACTTCTTCTGTCATCCCGGTGCGAACGATCTCTTGTCCGCGCAAAAGTCCCCGAATAAGGTCAACATAGGTGTTATAGCCGATAATGACTTCACTTTCCTCGATGGCGCCTCTTGCGCGCTCCGTGATATGTTCAAAACTTCCCGGTCCAAAACCGACAATAAGGATTTTGCCTGGCATACACATACCTCCCCATTATTTCACCGCGGGCTCGGCCGGATGATGGTCATGATGATGGTCATGATGATGGTCATGATTGTGGTCATGATGATGGTCATGATTGTGGTCATGATTATGGATTGCTTGCAGGCGATATTTGCACATGTCGCAGTTCATGAACGATTGTCCCGCCGCTGCCTCCAGGACCCGCTCCTTCACAATCGCCACCAAAGTATCGTGGAATCCAAAATATTCAGCCATCCTCACTGGAATCTGCGGAAACTCTTGCTGCAGCTGTGCAAGCAAATCGTGCATGCGTTTGATCAATACTCCTGTAAACAGGAAATACGGCACGACGATGATTTGTTTGGCGCCCAACGCGACCGCCCGCTTGATTCCCGTCGGCAAAAGCGGTGTCGTAATGCCGGTAAAACAGGTTTCGACGGTCAATACTTCCGTCCGCTCCCAAAGCAGGCGGGAAATTTTATAAATATCGCCATTTGCATCGGGATCGCTGCTTCCTCTGCCCATCAGCACAATTGCTGTCGTATCCGATTCATCCGTTTTTGCATGTCGGACTGCTTGATAATAACGATCGGTAAGCAACTCTAAAATTCGTTCATGCAATCCTACGTTTCTGCCATATACGAATTCTACTCCCGGATATCGTTGACGCGCCTGATCCAGGAACTCCGGGATTTCCAGTTTTACATGTGACGCTGCCAATAGAATGACAGGCACGACAACAATGCGGTTTGCTCCCATCTCCACACATTGTTGAATGCCCATCGGTATATTCGGCTCCGCTAACTCTAAAAAACATGGGACAATCCTGTTCTCCGGCATGGCCTTTTGTACGTTTTCCGCAAATTGAAAAAACTCCAAATTGCTGTCAGCATCTCTGCTTCCATGCCCGACTAACAATGTTGCTTCTTTCATTTCATCTACCTCCGCCCGAGTCAAATTCGATTGATACATACTAGATTTGCTTCTTTATCATTCATGGCTTACATATGCCAGGATGCAATAAAACATCCCTCTCCCCCAGGAGTTGTCGGACATATCCTTTCCTGATGCGCCCAAGATCCAACTCAAAAAACCCGCCGTTGCCAATCCGATCGATGTTTTGTCCGCCAAGGCCGGCCAAACAGCGAATGATGCTGCCGTGTGTCAGCAACAAAAGTGTTTCATCCGCATACTGTGCATGCAGATATTCCAGTCCGCTGACAAGACGCTCAACCAGACGATCCATCGATTCCACTCCAAAACGGGTATCAGAGATTTCCTCTGGATGGGAGACTTGAAATTGCTCATAGATTTCTTCCCTCGTTTTCCCTTCCAACAGACCAAACCTGCGTTCAGAAAATTGCTGTACAAATTCAATGGGGAGCTGAAAATAATCGCCGCATACCATGGCTGACTGTCTGGCTCGCAACAACGGGCTTGAGAGTATGCGGGCAAACGCATATCGTTGGAAAAGCTTGCGGCAGGCGTTTCGGATTTGCTCGTAGCCCGTTTGATTGAGCGATGTTTCCAACTGCCCTTGCATTCGCCCACAGCGATTCCAATCTGTCTCCCCGTGCCGCATGACGACTAGATTCATCCTTTCACCTCCACAAGTGCATTGCCAATGAAGCAAAATCGGTCATTGCAAAGAACATACAGATCAATCCAAAGATGAGAAACAATGTACAGGTCAAACGCATGACACGGACCGCATCCTGTATATGCAAAGGTGAAAGAGGATGCAAAGGGTCGCCCAATTTGGCCCGCATCGAGGGAATCCCCTGATAAAAATTGAGACCTCCCAGTTGAATGCCAAGGGCGCCTGCCATTCCGGCTTCTGTAAATCCGCTGTTCGGGCTCGGGTGAAGTCTTGCATCGCGACGCATCACCTTCCAGCTATTGCGCCAATCGAACCCAAGGCAGCCGCTTGCAAACACAACTGCAACGGCAGCCATGCGTGCCGGAATCCAGTTGAGCAGGTCATCGAAACGAGCGGAGGCCCATCCCAGTTCCGCATATTTCTCATTTTTATAACCCACCATCGAATCCAGCGTATTGGCTGCCCGGTAGGCCATTGCCAGCGGCGGTCCGCCGATCATGCCGTAAAACAGCGGTGCAATCACCGCATCGACGATGTTTTCCGCCACAGTCTCGATGGCTCCCCGGGCAATCTCTTGCTCATTCAAATGCTCTGTATCCCGCCCCACCACCATGGATAAGGAGCGACGCGCACGTTCCAGATCGCCGCAAATGAGATGCCGATAAATCACAAGCCCCGCATCGGCCAGTCCTTTCGTAGCAATTGTGGTGGAAATCAGCCATACTCCAACGATCCATGACAGCCAGAAAGAAAACTTCGAAAGTACATGCAAAAGCAGCCAGACCGTACCGTAACTTCCCCCGGCCAAAAGCAAAGGAAACAAAATGCCGGCGATCTTCCATTGCGATTTCTTTTTGACAAACCTGCGAATGATTCGTTCCAGCAACGCGATCCCTTTCCCCATCCATACAACGGGATGAGGCATCCAGCGTGGATCGCCAATCCACCCATCGAGCCAATATGCAAACGCCAATTCTGCAATATGCGACATTTATGGATCTCCTTGTGTACTCCCGGCTTCATAAACGGTTTGATAGACCAAGCGGCCGATTGCATTTCCCAATGTCGTTGCAGTCCCGGCATAGCGATGAACAGGAGCATCGTGCCCGGGACGTTCCGCTGCCACAACAATCGCATCGGTAGTCGTCCCCGTTGCAAATTGATCGTCATCATCCGTGATCTTTAAATCTTGCAAAGCAGCCGTTTTGCCTTCCGTTGCCGTGATAATGGCGTTGATCATCGCGGCATCCATCAGATGTCCGGCAATAAACAGAAACGTATTAATGGTGCCACACCGATAGGCAGAATACGTTTTTCGAAATTTCCCGGCCCGTGTCCGATTCCCTGTCCCGACTGTCGTGCAGCAAAGCAGGCGAAACGCATCGCCCGCCTCTTCCACGATGGAAGCATGTGTCAATTTGGCGGCCGTTTGCAATCCGATCGACGAATCAATAGAATAGCCCCAGTTTGCCAACTGTTCACACATCATCCGTTGCGGATCGGAGCTTTGATATTGCAGAGGCACTTTCCAATTGACAAAACAATCGGCTTCCTTCTGCCCACCTCCCCACAATGCTGAACTGTATGAATGCAACAAACCAGCCGATTGGAAACATATATGGTCTCCCTTGAAGGCAATCGACAGTTTCGGGAATAATTTCGGTCGGTATACTTGCGTGTTTTGACGGAACGGTTGTGCCATCGGTGCTCTCCTTCAAGTTTCCTTCAACCATCAAAATTTCTTTCAAATCCGTTTTCTACACGGGGCTCATTCTCGCCGCAAGCGTGAAAGAGCCAGGTTTTCTTTGTTTTTTGCAAACGCGTCAGATCCAGTCGGTCACAGACCAATGTCTGCCGTCCCAACGTGTTGAAATCCCCTGTCCGTGAGGAATTCCCCGCACATGCCAAAACTGTGCCGGATCCCCCTCGATCCATTTGCTCAAAAACCACCGGAGCGGTCCGCCATGTGTGACAACTCCAATCGTCCGATCGGCTGCTTCTGTCCATTGATTCAATTGATCGTTTAAAAAGGCATCCACACGCTGTCCCAACGCATACAAAGTCTCTCCGCCGGGAGGGGCCAATGTGAAAGGATGGCGAATCCACTCTTTATATCGGCCCGCATCCCCTTGCTGAATCTCCGCGTATGTCATTCCCTCCCATTTGCCGAAATTCAGTTCCCGCAACGCCTGCGTAGGGATTGTTGCAGCCGCAAAACGCTGCCCCAACAACTCTGCCGTTTGCCTGCAGCGGATCGAATCGGATGTTGCGATGCAATCCCATCCATTCCAAGGGACTGACTTCGACAATTTGGCAGCGAACGTCCTGACCTGCTCTCTGCCGGTTTCCGTCAGCGGGACATCCAGATGGCCGATATACCGCTTTTCCATGTTTGCTTGTGTGATTCCATGACGAAGCCATATGACTCGCACAACCACTCACTTCCCCAATGCCAGAATGACTACGAGGCTGACCGCTTCTGTCCACTCGACAATCGCTCCATAACAATCGCCTGTCAGCCCTTGCAGCCGTTTTACGATAGAGCGGGAAAACAGCCAACTGAGAAAAAACGTCGGCAAACACAGCAAAAGTCCTTTTACCCCAAAGAAATAAGCCAATCCCAACAGTAAAATAACGAAATTGATGGCTAAACCACTTTTTGACAGACCTGTTTTT
Above is a window of Fodinisporobacter ferrooxydans DNA encoding:
- the cobJ gene encoding precorrin-3B C(17)-methyltransferase translates to MPGKILIVGFGPGSFEHITERARGAIEESEVIIGYNTYVDLIRGLLRGQEIVRTGMTEEVSRAQKAVQLAKEGKIVAVISSGDSGVYGMAGLIFEVLIEQGWREGDNPFVEVIPGISSIHSCAALLGAPIMHDACTISLSDHLTPWDVIAKRVEAAAQADFVIALYNPRSGRRTRQIVETQQILLKYRSPKTPVGLVKSAYRDRQNVIRTTLEHMLEHDIGMLTTVIIGNSSTFYHDRLMITPRGYQRKYSLDTLEQKLRPAERLRTENEPWALHAVLLEERQSIRQLADEALAIISGRPAQLMKSNAAHPSVANSAATATSAANADGNEAFFANGHMGEFPSAIFEVAIAPGVANKKFTPAQLACLADMAKEQGELEYTTAHQMILRIPTKDPEAIVAQLQSAGLLLFPIGDVVKVKACDFCDGEKHEGIPYAEELTRRLAGRKVEKELRIGFNGCAMSCYGAVNDDIGLVFRKGTFDLFLGAKTTGRNAQPGRRVAEGIPADRMMEVLETIVRDYETHAFPGERFHKYWKRVGQIAGYVYEENAPAVVAETVCGN
- a CDS encoding sirohydrochlorin chelatase is translated as MKEATLLVGHGSRDADSNLEFFQFAENVQKAMPENRIVPCFLELAEPNIPMGIQQCVEMGANRIVVVPVILLAASHVKLEIPEFLDQARQRYPGVEFVYGRNVGLHERILELLTDRYYQAVRHAKTDESDTTAIVLMGRGSSDPDANGDIYKISRLLWERTEVLTVETCFTGITTPLLPTGIKRAVALGAKQIIVVPYFLFTGVLIKRMHDLLAQLQQEFPQIPVRMAEYFGFHDTLVAIVKERVLEAAAGQSFMNCDMCKYRLQAIHNHDHNHDHHHDHNHDHHHDHHHDHHPAEPAVK
- a CDS encoding histidine phosphatase family protein yields the protein MNLVVMRHGETDWNRCGRMQGQLETSLNQTGYEQIRNACRKLFQRYAFARILSSPLLRARQSAMVCGDYFQLPIEFVQQFSERRFGLLEGKTREEIYEQFQVSHPEEISDTRFGVESMDRLVERLVSGLEYLHAQYADETLLLLTHGSIIRCLAGLGGQNIDRIGNGGFFELDLGRIRKGYVRQLLGERDVLLHPGICKP
- the cbiB gene encoding adenosylcobinamide-phosphate synthase CbiB; the protein is MSHIAELAFAYWLDGWIGDPRWMPHPVVWMGKGIALLERIIRRFVKKKSQWKIAGILFPLLLAGGSYGTVWLLLHVLSKFSFWLSWIVGVWLISTTIATKGLADAGLVIYRHLICGDLERARRSLSMVVGRDTEHLNEQEIARGAIETVAENIVDAVIAPLFYGMIGGPPLAMAYRAANTLDSMVGYKNEKYAELGWASARFDDLLNWIPARMAAVAVVFASGCLGFDWRNSWKVMRRDARLHPSPNSGFTEAGMAGALGIQLGGLNFYQGIPSMRAKLGDPLHPLSPLHIQDAVRVMRLTCTLFLIFGLICMFFAMTDFASLAMHLWR
- a CDS encoding adenosylcobinamide amidohydrolase, which encodes MAQPFRQNTQVYRPKLFPKLSIAFKGDHICFQSAGLLHSYSSALWGGGQKEADCFVNWKVPLQYQSSDPQRMMCEQLANWGYSIDSSIGLQTAAKLTHASIVEEAGDAFRLLCCTTVGTGNRTRAGKFRKTYSAYRCGTINTFLFIAGHLMDAAMINAIITATEGKTAALQDLKITDDDDQFATGTTTDAIVVAAERPGHDAPVHRYAGTATTLGNAIGRLVYQTVYEAGSTQGDP
- a CDS encoding histidine phosphatase family protein translates to MRVIWLRHGITQANMEKRYIGHLDVPLTETGREQVRTFAAKLSKSVPWNGWDCIATSDSIRCRQTAELLGQRFAAATIPTQALRELNFGKWEGMTYAEIQQGDAGRYKEWIRHPFTLAPPGGETLYALGQRVDAFLNDQLNQWTEAADRTIGVVTHGGPLRWFLSKWIEGDPAQFWHVRGIPHGQGISTRWDGRHWSVTDWI